In Paenibacillus kyungheensis, the following are encoded in one genomic region:
- a CDS encoding FecCD family ABC transporter permease, giving the protein MNKHRYWTLRSRSARFHMQVEKRSVRTLAILIALVIIIGIIGVGIGETWIHPWEVIRAIFGHSSGNYDFVLYRLRLPRAVVGLLAGAALGMSGAILQGMIRNPLASPDIIGITGGASVAAVLFLSYGNSVFHLSIDWLPVAAITGALVVSGLIYLLSWQNGVTPMRLVLIGIGISAGMSALTTFMLVISSSFTASKVYIWLTGSVYGATWSGVYSILPVCIVAIPLLLYFARSLNSQELGDDVALGLGVRVQKHRLMLLLLSVILAGSAVAVVGAVGFVGLIAPHIARRWVGRTFGSVALASGLLGALLVFVADVIARTAFYPIDIPAGIFTAAIGAPFFIYLLYQHRNRF; this is encoded by the coding sequence TTCGTACTTTGGCGATATTGATAGCGCTTGTGATCATCATTGGCATTATAGGTGTAGGAATCGGAGAGACATGGATACATCCATGGGAAGTGATTAGAGCTATATTCGGTCACAGTTCAGGCAACTATGATTTTGTATTGTATCGCTTGCGCTTACCGCGTGCTGTTGTAGGTTTGCTAGCAGGAGCAGCGCTGGGCATGTCGGGTGCTATTTTACAAGGAATGATTCGTAATCCGTTAGCTTCACCAGATATTATCGGTATTACAGGTGGAGCGTCAGTGGCGGCTGTTTTATTTCTTTCATATGGAAATAGTGTATTTCATCTAAGTATCGACTGGTTACCTGTGGCAGCTATTACAGGAGCACTGGTTGTATCGGGGCTTATCTATCTATTGTCATGGCAAAATGGTGTGACACCGATGCGACTGGTATTGATTGGGATAGGAATCTCAGCAGGAATGAGTGCACTGACTACTTTTATGCTTGTGATCAGTTCTTCGTTTACAGCAAGCAAAGTATATATCTGGTTAACAGGTAGTGTATATGGGGCTACATGGAGCGGAGTTTATTCTATTTTGCCTGTATGTATAGTAGCAATTCCATTACTTTTGTACTTTGCCCGTAGTCTTAATTCGCAAGAATTGGGTGATGATGTAGCGCTAGGTCTGGGTGTACGAGTGCAGAAGCATCGCTTGATGTTGTTACTATTAAGCGTGATTTTGGCAGGAAGTGCGGTAGCTGTAGTTGGAGCAGTTGGATTTGTCGGATTAATTGCACCACATATTGCCCGTAGATGGGTTGGTCGTACATTTGGCAGTGTTGCACTTGCCTCGGGGTTGCTCGGAGCTTTACTGGTATTTGTAGCCGATGTTATCGCACGAACAGCTTTTTATCCGATTGATATTCCAGCAGGTATATTTACAGCGGCGATCGGTGCTCCTTTTTTTATCTATTTGTTATATCAACATCGGAATCGGTTTTGA